The window AGTATGAGCCCATGAAGCCATTCTTCGGCGACGTGAAGCCGCCCAACTATTGGTGGTTCTTGAAGGGCACAGAAGGGTGGACCGGGCTAGTGATGTTGGTGCTTATGGCCATCACCTTTACACTCGCCACGGGGCGGTTCCGCAAAAGAGAGCTCCGACGCCCCAAGACAAAGAAGTCTAAGAGCCTCGTTGAGTCCAAGAATCCAAATAGCCTTCCCGGGCTGCTCGGACGCCTCACCCGGTCCGTGAGTGCCTCGCACAACCGCCTCACTATGCTCATCAACGCCTCGTTCAATCGCTTCACTGGGTACAATGCCTTCTTGTACACACACCATCTGTTCGTCATCGTCTACGCGCTGCTCATCGTCCACGGGCACTTCCTCTACCTCATCAAGAAGTGGCAAAAGAAGACGGTACGTTAACACATCAATCTTGTGGAATGGGGAGCTCTTGTAAAATTTTCAATACATAAAATCTCCATATATCTTTAGAAAAATAGTTAATTCTTTGAATTTGTGCGAGAATTGTCCAAGCCAAAAAAAATTGCTTCCACTCAAAAGGATAAATCTCTGGGTTTGGCCATGGCTGACTGACAATTGAGTATTGATTGGAACTATTTGTGGTGCGTGCAGACGTGTATGTACCTGACAGTGCCAATTGTCGTGTACGCGTGCGAACGACTGACGCGAACACTCCGATCGAGGGTGCGGTTGGTGGAGAAGATCAAGGTGGCGGTGCACCCGCACCCCGCAAGCCTGCTGTCCCTGCACATGTCCAAGCCTGAGGGGTTCAGGTTCAAGGGCGGACAATACATCTTCATCAAATGCCCAGACGTCTCAAAATTTGAGTGGTAAGCTGCAACAAACTTACAAACATCTCCGGCTGGCCGGCTCACTTAGGGCATGTACAACGCGGCCGCTTAGCTCGGGCGCCAGGGTTGATTTCCTGGCTATTTTGCCTGGTTCCCGCCCGTGACCAGGATTTGGCCTGGCGCCGATGCCAGGTCTGGCGCCGAACGCTCCAGCTCTTTTGCGTTTATTTTTTTAATCACTAAGCGTCTATAGACCTCTACTAGCGTTGGACAGACGGGGACGCTACGCTTAAGATCCCATTTTCTCCTTCGCTCAAGCGCCTGAATAAGCGCCGCCCATTGAAGATGCCCTTAGGGGATGTTTGGTTTTAGGACTAACAATATCACacttttttatataattttattAAACTTATACTTcatccgtcccaaaattcttgttgatacatccgtatctagacaaacctaagacaagaattttaaGACGGAGGAAGTATAACGTAGTTTAATAATATTAAAGTCACAAGTTCGCAGAACTAAGAGAAACTAGCTACCCTTTGTAAGTGTAGATGGCATTGGGATCTTACGGTGTGTTGGATTGCCACCAATGTCTACCCTGCCAACTTTTTGGTCATGGCCGAAgtattggtctttgtttggatgatTGCGAATGTTGGCCAATTCATTGGCAAGCGAAACCTCAATCAATTTTTTGGCTTGCCAacttttttgccatggcaaatctTTGGCACAAATCAAAGATATTGTTAGTGTGGCAAAAAGAAAAACATCTATCTATAGAGATACTAAGAGCATCTACAAGCAGAACCCTGAGTAAATATCATAAAACTACTACTTTATAGGTTAGGGTTTCAAGAAACTACCGAAATTATTTTTTCGCTAATAACTACCAAGTCAGGGGTTGGTTGTTTCAAAAAATCCCAAATCCTCTTTGTTAAAAAATTAAACATGTTTATGACAGGTCGGGCCCGTCACTAAACTCACCGTTTGGTTGACCGGTTGTTTGACTGTTAACTGACTTGTGGAGGCCACATGTCAGCGCCTCATCCACAGATTTTTTACGGATTAGCCCCTACAAATATTTTtaaaaagcaatcgggtccttGGAATCATTTaaaaaaagcaatcgggtccttGGACCGTCGCCGCCATGCCTCCAAAGGGTTGTGCCCGTGGTCGCTGTTGCGCCTCCATGGGGCTTCGCCCGTGGTCGCCGCTGCATGCCACCATGGGTGGTcgccaccgcgcgccgccggccATGGGGTTCCGCCTGCGGTCACCGCGCGCCATGGGGCTTCGCCCGTGGTCGTCGCCGCGCGCCATGGTGGGCTTGTGTGCAGgccgccgcctcccctcccaAGCCGACGACGACCGCGTCGAGCTTGAGGAGCTCGCGGCAGGGGATAGCGGAGGCCGCAGGCGAGACACGGCGCGGCGGCAGGCGAGTCACCGCGTGGTGCCGGCGGCAGGCGAGGCATGGTGTAGATCCGGCAGGCGAGGCATGGCGGCAGGCGAGGCACTGCACGCGCGGCTCGTCGGCCGGTGCAGGCAGCTCGGGATCGAGCAGGCTGCTGCGGGCGCGTCTCCTCTGGAGACCCGATTGCTTTTTGCAAAAACCTTTAGGGACCTGATTGAAAATTCACAGGTGGGCCCCCCTTGTAAGCAAACGGTCAAACAAAAGTGTGGGCCTCAACTGTCATAATCGTGATCAACTACTAAAGACTCGGTGATTTGAGTTTTTTGAAACATCCAACCACCCACTTGGTAGTTATCAGAGAAAAATTAAAATTCGGTAGTTTTTTGAAACCCTAGCCTTTAaagtagtagttttatgctatttactccaGAACCCTCAGACGTCCCATTGGACAGCCCGGTCACTGTTCGGACAAGAGAGAGGCTAAAAAAAACCACCCAACCGTAATTCTAACTTTGTCCGGACGTCTCCGGACAGTCCACAAATCCCCATATCCAAGTCATACATGGGAAAGATATGGGGATGTCCGGACGTGTCCTGGAGGATGCCACGTAGGATTTGGCCCACCGCGGACcatcttttctctttctttactctttctttcttttctctctctctcttcctctccacCAATCATATGCATTTGACTGAACAATATATCAGGATAATACGAGGAGTGGTTGTTTTGCAAGGAAAGTGAGAGTTCAAAACAGACGTGACTAGGCACTGGCCGGGGAAGCCAATTTAAGGAATTAtgattgtagatgctctaagcTCTCTCGATTCGAAGTGTCATGTTGCTCCAGGGGTTGTGAGGTGCTGAGGGCCTCGCATGTGAGGATGTGTGATGTTTAATTTTATTAATCCTTCTCCTTTTAATTTTTACTTTTCCCACGTCTTAATTCATGACGCTTATTAAAATATGTGAACATCAAAAcataaacatttttaaaaattcaCCTTTTCAGATTCATTAATATTGATTAAATTCACGGATATTCTTGAATTTTGTGATCATTTTTTATGTTTGTGAACATTTCATAAATCCAAAATTATAtttaatttgtgaacatttttcaaatccatgaataAATTTTAAATTCATGAATGTTTTCTAAAACTCGTGATTTTTTAAAATTTACAATATTTTAAAAACCCTTGAACATCTTTTAATTCTACCTTAAAAAAAAGATAACTGGTTTTTTGAGCTAGTAGTGTGGCGAGCTAAAAATAGCTAAACGAGCGAGAGATGCGGAGAGCCGAGCTGAACAAGCGAGACCTTCGTGCGCTGGCCCATGTGAAACAACAATTTCACGGGTTTAGCATGGAATACGAGCTCCCGAGAGGCTCAAACAACCACCACCGGCTGACCCCGAGACCGAAACATGTAAAGACATCACAACCACACACCAAACAACTTCACTCTCCTCTCGGAACAAAtaatatctcaaacagcaacccAATATGATATATATAAAAAAACACTGTCAGAACATAATTAAGACACAAGCCAACAGAGAGAAAATCAAAGCAAAACTACTTATTGTAAGAATATTCTAGATATAAAAGAGTTAATCCCACAAATGAAGAGTGGCGCGGTGAAGCGCGCCTTAGCCTCTAGTCTGGACTAAGGTATAACTTGAACCAAACACTTACTTTTTTTCGCGAGTACGCAAGGATACATTGAACCAAACATTCACTTAAGTTGATCATCTTTTTTTCTAGATCTCATATGTGACAATTTTATTCTCAAACAAAACAACCCCTCAATGAAATAGCGATTTGTCTAATGGGTGAACTGAACGCTTGTTCAGGCACCCGTTCTCCATCACATCGGCGCCGGAGGACGACTGCGTCAGCATCCACATCAAGGCGCTTGGTGACTGGACCGAAGACCTCAGGGACGCCTTCCTTAAGGTATTGTTGTGATTAGTGACATCGATCTCATCATCGTCAACCCCAAAAGCTCCAAAATCATATCTATGCCTAAACGTGTGTGTACAAATTGTAGGTTTGCCCGAACACAGAGGGGAAGAACGAGATTCGCCAGGTAGAGTATGACCGTGAGGACGCCAAGTCCGACCCAAGGTATGTACGTATGAGCAAAAGTTGACTTTTTCCCGTGAAATTCGGTCCCATTTTCTCTTCTCGGGTCATGAGTTCGAAATCGATTCGATCGGACATACCTTTGTGATGCAATCTTTAGCTACCCTCACCCTTTGGATGTATAGATCTGTAGCAAGAGAAGGGCTTCAAAGCGAGCATGATCTTCTAGAATCTCCGGATCAACAAGACCTTGAAAAAAGGTCGTCGATGCTCCCATGTATCTTCCTTGGCCATCCATGCAAATTGTCGCGCAACAACCTCTCTCACTATGTTGAGAAACAACTACATCAACATTTATCTTTGGCCCTCCATCTAGGGATTTAATCCACCTTGGTTCTCTCGGCCTCTAAACAGCAAAATAAGCCATCTTCTTCTCCAGGGTAAGCTCGAGATCCTTCAAGTATCTCAGAACGAACAGCCTTGTGGACAGTGGACTCTGAAAGATTTGTTCATGCTTCACCTTCCGTCTCTCCAACCATATCACCCACAAGGTTACGAGGAGATTTGCAAAGTTTTATATGCTCCACAAGCTCCTCCTTCATAAGTGCCCACACACACTTAGACATATGGCAATCGAGTAAAGCGTGATGCCATACTGATGCATTGCATATCACACATAGATTATCCTCGGATATATTCCTCCTCTTTACAATGTGTTTGGTTCGGGGGAATTAGAGATGGAGAATGGAAGTTAAGGGGTGAGGAGATTAAAAGTCCACTGCTTGATTAGAGAAAATGGGAGTTTAAGTGGGAAGGAGAATGGGAGTTGAGGAAGCCAATTCCCACCGATTTCTTCCCATGGATACCCAGTTAATTCGTGAGCTGAGTTTTATCCCACATCAATTCCCACCATATACCAAACAAGGAAATGGAAGTAAAAATCTACTTCTCATGCCTAATCCCTCCATAAATACCATTGTGCAAACTCCCATTCCCCTTCCGGAATGTTCACCAAACAGGCTTAGAGTTTCACCGGTAGGGATGCTTTATTTTTAACTAGATgccatcactagtagaaaaaggggcttttggcccggttggtaaggccctttagtcccggtttttgaaccgagactaaagggtcgttactaatgcctctcccctttagtcccggttcttacacgaaccgggactaaaggccgcggccacgcggagctccacctttagtcccggttggtaacaccaaccgggactaaaggaaattttatgattttttttgaaaaaaaatttgattttcaaatttctgaattattttaacttctaatctctaatcaccacccctcatcattgctcaatttatcctctaatctctaatcacccctcatcattctagatcatctaacttcccaaacggtcacccatcctcccactccccaacctgagcacgcttaacttccgggttctattctccctcgtttccaagtctgcacttgttgttttcctgacaatagtaagatgtcaatcctattaaccctcaggaattttgcttgagcatgaagtgacacatttcactgtttgagtttgaaactattgttttaaaaaacaataattatttagtaacactaatatttcttgaataattagtttgaccatatttgaccaaaattcaaaataactgaaataattatttagtaacactaatattctagaataattagtttgaccattgtttgaccatagtttgaccagatttgaccacattttttccaaaaaaaattgaaactatatttttttctgttactagtggcgcacctagcaaatggtgtgccactagtaagtttgaaatttttcgattttttccactctagatcttaaaagccccgtaacttttttttgttaggtttttgaggattttgaaaatatTTAACGGGGTTTCCcccgttaaattcggatgtaacttttcgagtagatgatttttcatataaaaaactttttcatccgagttcgtatgcaaaagttgtttgaccattgtttgaccacagtttgaccagatttgaccaaaattcaaaataactgaaataattatttagtaacactaatattctagaataattagtttgaccattgtttgaccacagtttgaccagatttgaccacattttttccaaaaaaaattgaaactatattttttgtgttactagtggcgcacctagcaaatggtgcgccactagtaagtttgaaattttttcgattttttccactctagatcttaaaagccccgtaactttttttctgttaggtttttgaggattttgaaaatgtttaacggggttcccccagttaaattcggatgtaactttttgagtagatgatttttcatatagaaaactttttcatccgagttcatatgcaaaagttgtttgaccattgtttgaccacagtttgaccacagtttgaccagatttgaccaaaattcaaaataactgaaataattatttagtaacactaatattctagaataattagtttgaccattgtttgaccgaTGGGTGGGCTGGACTACTATAGTGGTGATGGCATGTCCCGTGGCATCTCCCGGTTGTTGCTTCTTAGGGGCCAAGCTTAGGCTACAGTTTTAGGTCCAAACGCCAAGCCCGAAAGTACGAAATAGCTCGAAACTAGGGTTTTAGTGAAAATAGCAGGCTAAATAGTTAAATTGATATTTTTATACATGAAACTGTCATTGCTTATTTATTTTGGGCTGAGTTTGGACTTTGGATTCCAAGGACGAGTTTTTAAAAGCTCGGTCAGAGGATTCCCGGGTCTTGTCAGGAGGGTGAACGGCCATATATAAGATACAATAAGAATAAAAAATTCGGAAAattttcaatctattcatctttaATCATATTAGTACAACAAActctagaaataataaaaattatatccagatccgtagaccacctagcaacgactacaaacactgaagcgagccgaaggcgcgccgctgtcatcgcccctccctcaccgGACCCGgacaaaccttgttgtagtagacagtcggaaagtcgtcgtgctaaggtcCCATAGAACCAatgcaccagaacagcaaccgccgcggaTGAAGAGTGTAAATcaaaaggatccaacctgaagacacacgaacgaagacgaacgacgaacagatccaagcaaatccatcaaagacagatccgccggagacacacctccacacgcccaccgatGTTGCTACACACATCACCGGAACCGGGACTAgacggggagacctttattccatcttcaggaaGCCGCCGTCGTCTCGCCTTCCTGAGCAAGACACAAACCCTAATAAAGTTCGAAAAAGATATGAAAACGGAGCCCTCCCACCGGCAAGGGCCGAGATCCACTCCGCCTCCATGACCCTAAGGCCACCGGAGACGGGACggaccggcgccggcgccggtggGAGGCAAAGAACCCTAGGTTTGGGGAGGTGGCGGCTGGCTACGTTGGAGGCGGGGGTGGCAGATGTTTATGTGTACAATAAGAATAATTCTATGGACCGGAAAGAATATTTTCCCTTCCTACTGCAactatctctactcctaatggagcagttggtagtctcgCTTCCAGGTTTTTTTCGTCCCACCTCTCATGGTTTTTTTGGTACCTCCTCCCACCTTCGCTGGTTTTTTTTCGTCCCCTCCCTCACTTCATTGGTTTATTTTCGCGTCACCCTCTCACACAACGAAAGAAATCTGAACAGATCAGAAGTTTTCATACTGGCGCAAGTTATTTAGTAATGTAGAATCAATCACGAACAATCTTTAAAGATCAAATCTAAATTAATTAACCTTACCTTAAATCACTCAATCACATTAATTAGAAAACAAATAATTGATTTTCAGAAAAATCGCTCAATCATATGAACCTTACCTTAACTCACGGATGGTAATCAATCTCCAAACAAAGGAAAAAATACATCGAGGGAGCAGTAAATAAACTCCCTTTCTTATGACATGTATATGATCTTCCCTTCCCTCTCCGTTGTCGAGCGTTCTTGATTCTCGAGGCCGATGCTTGGGCTGCGTCACTGGGTCGCGACGGTGCCGGAGGACGAGGACGGCGAGGCCGGGTGCCGCGGCACCGCATTGGCCGCGGTCGGTGAAGGGGGCGAAGAAGGGCGGCTTCCCTGGCCGTGGCCCTGGGAGTTGGTGCGGTGGAAGCGACACTTGAAGGACCCGGCGTGGGTGGCCGGCGCGCAGACGCACTTGGAAGCGGGCCTGTGGCCCGTGCCGGAGGGCGCCGACGCCGACCCGGGCCACCTCCTCCGCGTATTCTTGGAGCTGTGGCTGCCCGATTTACATGAAATTAATTTCCTCAGTTGTGGTGGCAAATATAATACACATAATCCATATTATTATGCACTAGCGCGTGCGTGTGTGAAATAGATGGATTATGGTCCCGTATCCAATAAGATGGatatgtgtgtgtgttagagagagagggagagggggagagagaatgaggaagagggagggagagagagtgtgtgtgtgaggatttgatAGTAAAAAAGGTCGTCAATGTCACTTGATATGTATGAAAATATTAATATTGAACTCTTAAAGTTAATGtggccccgttgcaacgcacgggcgttcttCTAGTGCGTTAATAAAATCCATCTGCTACCCATATGTTTCCCTCACGCAATTGCTGTCTTTGGTCATGTGAATCTATCTTGAAAAGTAAAATACCATCTTAATCACTGGAAGTAAATTGTGATAAGCAAAATGTGCTCGTGCTGCAGATTCCCCAAGATACTGATCGATGGGCCGTATGGTGCACCCGCGGAGGATTACAAGCGGTACGAGGTTGTGCTTCTGGTGGGACTCGGCATCGGCGCTACGCCCATGATCTCGATCATCAAGGACATCATCTACAACACGAAGCGGCTCCCCGGGGACATCGAGTCTGGCAACCCCGGCGACGCAAGCGCGTCGACGTCGTTCAAGACTCGCCGCGCCTACTTCTACTGGACCACCCGGGAGCAGGGCTCCTTCGAGTGgttccgtgggatcatggacgagGTGGCCGAGACGGACAGGGATGGCATCATCAAGCTCCACACCCACTGCACCAGCGTCCACAAGGAGGGCGACGCCCGGTCGGCGCCCCTCGCCATTCTCCAGTCCCTGTACTATGCCAAACACGGCATCGACATCATCTCCGGCAGTCGAGTCAAGACCACCTTCGGGCGAGCGGACTGGCGTGAAGCCTACGAGCGCATCGCTCAGGAGAACCAAGGAAAACGCGTCGGTCAGTACCGTACAGAAACTAACTACGTACTACTACTTCTGTTTTGCAATACGAAACTACTGCACGTACGATTATGGGTTTGTCCGATTAACATCTAACGGTTGCAGACAAGTGGGGCCATGCTCACGAATACGATGCTGGCCTACTGACATGCAGGGTCATCCAGGGAAATTGCTCAAATACACAACATTTGGGGCTTCGTAAAGAAGTACTCCCCCGTAATTAATATAAGATCTTTTAGATCACGTAAGTGGTGATCTAAATGGTCGTATATTACTTTACAGAGGAATACATATAAAATCAGTCACGACAATTTCTAGCACCACACACTTTCTGTGGGTAGCACAATTAGCATGCTCGAGAAGCTGCATCTTGGAGTTACAACCACAGTCTGGATAGAAATGATCAATACACGCATACTTAGTTGAGCTCGGGTATATGCACATAGAGAAAATTACACAAATATACAACATTTGAGGTTGAGGTAACAAAAAACTACAACTCTGGGGTATTTTAACAAAAACCACAACTCTAGGACTAATGAGAAATATAACATGTGGGCCCTTTCAAAGTTAAAaaatcaaaattttcaaaaaagaACTGAAAAAACGTAGTAATTCAGTCCATCTTTGTTGATCAATCTGGGAAATTTTCAGCCTATTTTACTTAGCCATTTTAAGTTTGGACAGTTTTTGTAAGTTAACTCATTCACGTTCATACAAAAATTGTCCAAACTTTAATAAGGCAAAGTAAAATAGGCTGAAATTTTCCCAGATTGATCAACAAAGATGGACTGTACTACaatttttcttgtttttttttttacttttttggatttttttgtaAATTTTGATTTTTCTTAAAGGAACTTTAAGTATTATAATTTTTCTAGATCAAGCCGAACTGTCTCGCTAGTCACACATGAGACCCGCACGTCATATTTCTCATTAAGTGACTAATCAAAGCAATCTGTGTTTTTTGTTACTGGTTAGTCCTAGAGTTGTGGTTTTTATTAAAATCCCTTAGAGTTGTAGTTTTTTGTTACCTCGGCCCTGAATATTGTGTATTTGTGAAATTTCCTCATGCACATATATACTATTCGTGGATAATCTCTCTTACCTAACTATGACATACCAATCAAGGCATAAGCTTCTCATCTCAATCCACTGCTAAGAACAACATGATCAATCAACCAACAACACTTTTGTGCATAGATAGCATTGCTTTTCTGAATTGACACTAACTCTGTGTTTCTTGGATATCACAGGAGTGTTCTACTGCGGCATGCCGACACTGACAAATGAATTGCGCTATCTTGCAAAGGATCTCTTGAGAAAAACAAGCACACAATTTGAGTTCCACAAGGAAAACTTCTAGTTTTGCCAGCCATCCACCCACAAGGAGTTTCTCTTTTTGCGGAAACCATGTTAATTTAGTACATACCACATTCGCAAAAGAAGAAATTTACTACATACCAAGTACTAAATTATCATGATATATTATCTTCTCAGATACGGAGTAACATGTACGGACACTTGTTCATTGTCATGTAACTATATATGGTGtctatattattattattttaaaaaCGGATATGGTGTCTATATTGACTACTCTATTTATCATGCGTTATTATATAATAATTTACTTATGGTACCATGCTATGAGTGTTGGTATTTGACCTTTCCTTAGCCAGTCAGACCTTCCTCTGTCATGGGAAGAATTTCTCTTCATTTAGTTTAAATGTAAGTGGTAGGATATGGATACTTCATGCTATCAGACCCTATGTATTCAAAAACCTGTATAAAGTACCTGTGTCTTGCTGCTTTTGGTTAAGTACTTGGAAATTCTGTCGACTTTCTTGGTTTAAGAAAGGATGCTAGACAAAAAAGGTTTTATGATGTCACCTCTATTGCGCTGAGTTTGGTTTCATGGTTAGAATAGATCGACTGAACCCTTTGGAAAATATGATTGGTGTCGGTTGACAATATTTCCGTTGTGTTGGAGGGAGGTTTGGTGCCTGGGCTCACATGCACCTGATATGAGCAGTAAAttcaaaataattcaaaaaaactTATTTCCTTTGGCATTGAAGATGCTCGAGTGTGCTAGAAGGATGCAAATGTTTTGGGACAAATGATATTTGAGTAGCTCTAGACAAAAAAAATAAGGCCCCTTAGATATCAAAGAAAATATAGGCATTTTGAAGGCTTGTTTTTTTGTCTATTCTTTCAAATTTATTGTTCATGCAGGAGTAGATGAGCCTGAGCTCATCTGTGGATTACACCTTTTTTTCACGGATACGCAAAGCTTGTGTATGTTTCATTGATAGAAGAAGTTGAAATGAGAATACAATGGGGGGACATCACAATGCACAACCAAAGATCGCGTAAACATGGTGCCGAAGCAGAGTGACATGGGATGCTCAGCCTAGACTGAAGCTACAACACAGCGCTAAACTACCCAGCCCAACAGAAACAACCCTAACCAAGACAATGCCCCAACACTCGGAATCGAGCAGCAGACACGGCACGAGCAGCAAGACGACGCCATCATGAAGGGAAACGACGCCGAGGCGCCGCCGTCATCCGATTCGAGGAACTGGATATGGGGTTTCCCCCAGCGCTCGAAGAGGGGCTCGGAGAATAGGCCGTAGCAGCGCTTTCAAGAAGGGTACGACACCCGCAGGTGTCGCCGCTGCCAGCATCAAGCAGGGATTTCGCCCCGGCCAATGTCCGAACAATCCCAAAGCCGTCGGAACTAGATTCAAGGATGGGTAAGCTTGGGGCGCCATCGCCGGATGGGGAGCTATGCCACGGAAGCACGAGCATTGGACCTGGCGGGGGAGGGGCAAGGCAGGGGTGGCGGTAGAGGTTGGAGAGGCGACGACAAGACGTAGAGGAACCAACACACGGGATGCAATGGAATCTGGCAAGTCGACGAGCCAGGATCCGGAGAACGCAGACCTGGATCGACGAAGCCGGAGCCGCCAAAACACCGGTGAACCCATGAAGCGGGAAAGAGCGCAGCTTCAGGAGCACCAGGCCAAAGCCGCTACGGGAGGACGCCGGCAAGCTGGACCCTGGAAAACACAGGTTCCAAAGCCAGTCGGGGGATCGTAACAGCAAAGGCGAGATCCACCATGTGCAGGCCGCCGCGTCGAAGACGAGAAAATCCACGCCACCACCAAGCAGAATGGCTGCAGTCCCGCGTGGATCGAAAAAGGGGCCACCTGCAGCACCACCGACGAAGCACTCATCAGCGGGTGACGCGC is drawn from Aegilops tauschii subsp. strangulata cultivar AL8/78 chromosome 1, Aet v6.0, whole genome shotgun sequence and contains these coding sequences:
- the LOC109769596 gene encoding respiratory burst oxidase homolog protein B-like, coding for MPSRVGADDTGGGPGVAEIVEASGGAHERAVPPGSRSAARKTARFAEPVPAPCGGGPSRLDRSMSSAPAQALEGLKFISETDVSDGWTRAAGFFDSNSQNDLLPRSMFGECIGTKEVAFAGELFDTLARRRGISGDSIDKAELREFWDQISDPSFKSRLQLFFDMVDKNADGRISDVEVKQIITLSASANHLTITAQQSEEYVKLIMEELDLHGRGYLELHSLEMLLLKPLSETMTKGGKLAEPNWHKQLYRRARYFLKDNWRRCWVMLLWLSICAGLFAWKFMQYRHRAVFKVMGYCVCVAKGGAETLKFNMALTLLPVCRNTITWLRSRTTLGRFVPSNDNLNFHKMIAVGISVGAGLHIISHLTCDFPRLVHATDDEYEPMKPFFGDVKPPNYWWFLKGTEGWTGLVMLVLMAITFTLATGRFRKRELRRPKTKKSKSLVESKNPNSLPGLLGRLTRSVSASHNRLTMLINASFNRFTGYNAFLYTHHLFVIVYALLIVHGHFLYLIKKWQKKTTCMYLTVPIVVYACERLTRTLRSRVRLVEKIKVAVHPHPASLLSLHMSKPEGFRFKGGQYIFIKCPDVSKFEWHPFSITSAPEDDCVSIHIKALGDWTEDLRDAFLKVCPNTEGKNEIRQVEYDREDAKSDPRFPKILIDGPYGAPAEDYKRYEVVLLVGLGIGATPMISIIKDIIYNTKRLPGDIESGNPGDASASTSFKTRRAYFYWTTREQGSFEWFRGIMDEVAETDRDGIIKLHTHCTSVHKEGDARSAPLAILQSLYYAKHGIDIISGSRVKTTFGRADWREAYERIAQENQGKRVGVFYCGMPTLTNELRYLAKDLLRKTSTQFEFHKENF